One Solanum lycopersicum chromosome 2, SLM_r2.1 genomic region harbors:
- the LOC101254057 gene encoding uncharacterized protein encodes MFMAMSTQLCPNHVIPYANSSTSHLNRTTISIIDLGKRRLTRLSVQCSEKQTQNLRTCKNCKAQFNPLLNHPRACRYHTAHFGGETRRKFESVYSGGTMDTPDGGKVFQYWHCCGSEDPFDVGCTAAPHASYDD; translated from the exons ATGTTCATGGCCATGTCCACCCAATTATGTCCAAATCATGTAATCCCATATGCTAATTCTTCAACCTCTCATCTAAATCGAACCACAATTTCGATTATTGATTTGGGGAAACGGCGCCTAACGAGATTGTCAGTTCAGTGCTCTGAGAAACAAACACAGAATCTCCGCACTTGCAAGAATTGCAAGGCCCAGTTCAATCCTTTGCTCAATCACCCTCGTGCTTGCCGTTACCACACTGCTCATTTTGGAG GAGAAACAAGGAGGAAGTTTGAGAGTGTTTATTCGGGTGGCACCATGGACACCCCTGATGGTGGTAAAGTTTTTCAATACTGGCATTGCTGTGGGTCTGAAGACCCTTTTGATGTTGGTTGCACAGCTGCACCTCATGCTTCTTATGATGATTGA
- the LOC101254449 gene encoding probable histone chaperone ASF1A, whose protein sequence is MSAVNVTNITVLNNPSSFLSPLKFEITYDCVNALKEDLEWKLIYVGSAEDDTYDQLLESVFVGPVNVGGFRFVLQADPPDPAKIRAEDILGVTVLLLTCSYVGQEFVRIGYYVNNDYNDENLRQQPSQMVKIDMLQRNILTDKPRVTKFPINFHPENSETGEQAAAPPPDDNTAEADGYEE, encoded by the exons ATGAGCGCTGTGAATGTTACAAACATCACCGTGCTAAATAATCCGTCATCGTTCCTTTCGCCACTGAAGTTTGAAATCACTTATGACTGCGTTAATGCTCTCAAAGAAG ATTTGGAATGGAAACTCATCTATGTTGGATCTGCTGAGGATGACACGTATGACCAATTACTAGAAAGTGTGTTTGTTGGTCCTGTCAATGTTGGAGGTTTCCGCTTTGTATTGCAG GCGGACCCTCCAGATCCTGCCAAAATTCGTGCTGAAGATATACTTGGTGTCACTGTGCTCCTTTTGACCTGTTCCTATGTGGGTCAAGAGTTTGTACGAATTGGCTACTATGTGAACAATGATTACAATGATGAGAATTTGAGACAACAACCTTCCCAAATGGTTAAAATTGACATGCTTCAAAGGAACATACTAACAGACAAACCTAGAGTAACAAAGTTCCCTATCAATTTTCACCCCGAAAACAGCGAGACTGGAGAGCAAGCCGCTGCCCCTCCACCTGATGATAATACGGCTGAAGCAGATGGTTATGAAGAGTGA
- the LOC101254758 gene encoding rRNA-processing protein EBP2 isoform X1: MNDKLSYKKWKKMIKRRFYKLEHGDRDAPSQSSSSSDSEFEAEETEDEQEEEEEEEEEQDDSDVKEEDDGVARLTGGNESSSGYESEDSSFNEVNLDSSGLPTSDEDVTTLKDTKFDGESYLSEKVVAESDLKQNNSIPEEDEIPSDASDYVLKCKSVYKCRLCPRIVCLTVQTLIAHLKSKRHARSVKLLKEGRLKLMLNEDGKIEGEIHPEVEDSPVREQNPSASKKKSKGLKRQLREKKYKNKENFLPVENTVESRRNRSRKRQKNK; the protein is encoded by the exons ATGAATGACAAG TTGAGTTATAAAAAGTggaagaaaatgataaaaaggcgGTTTTACAAGCTTGAACATGGTGATAGAGATGCTCCTTCGCAGTCCTCTTCATCCTCCGACtctgaatttgaggcagaggaaaCAGAAGACGAacaggaggaggaggaagaggaagaggaagagcaGGATGACAGTGACGTAAAGGAAGAGGATGATGGTGTTGCTCGTCTGACAGGGGGAAATGAATCTTCTTCGG GATATGAGAGTGAAGATAGCTCTTTCAATGAAGTTAATCTTGACTCATCAG GTCTTCCAACGAGTGATGAAGATGTTACAACTCTAAAGGACACCAAGTTTGATGGTGAAAGTTATTTGTCTGAGAAGGTCGTTGCAGAATCAGATCTTAAGCAGAATAATTCTATACCCGAAGAGGATGAGATTCCAAGTGATGCTTCAGATTATGTCTTGAAATGTAAATCAGTTTATAAGTGCAGGCTGTGTCCTAGAATCGTCTGCTTGACTGTTCAGACTCTAATTGCTCATCTTAAATCCAAA AGGCATGCCCGCTCTGTAAAGTTGTTGAAAGAAGGGAGGCTTAAACTTATGCTTAATGAAGACGGAAAAATTGAGGGAGAAATTCATCCTGAGGTGGAGGATAGCCCAGTTAGAGAACAG AATCCCTCAGCATCAAAGAAGAAAAGCAAAGGACTGAAAAGGCAACTTAGGGAGAAGAAGTATAAG AATAAGGAAAACTTTCTGCCCGTGGAGAACACTGTAGAGTCGAGAAGGAACCGTTCCAGGAAGAGGCAGAAAAACAAGTGA
- the LOC101254758 gene encoding rRNA-processing protein EBP2 isoform X3, with product MNDKLSYKKWKKMIKRRFYKLEHGDRDAPSQSSSSSDSEFEAEETEDEQEEEEEEEEEQDDSDVKEEDDGVARLTGGNESSSGLPTSDEDVTTLKDTKFDGESYLSEKVVAESDLKQNNSIPEEDEIPSDASDYVLKCKSVYKCRLCPRIVCLTVQTLIAHLKSKRHARSVKLLKEGRLKLMLNEDGKIEGEIHPEVEDSPVREQNPSASKKKSKGLKRQLREKKYKNKENFLPVENTVESRRNRSRKRQKNK from the exons ATGAATGACAAG TTGAGTTATAAAAAGTggaagaaaatgataaaaaggcgGTTTTACAAGCTTGAACATGGTGATAGAGATGCTCCTTCGCAGTCCTCTTCATCCTCCGACtctgaatttgaggcagaggaaaCAGAAGACGAacaggaggaggaggaagaggaagaggaagagcaGGATGACAGTGACGTAAAGGAAGAGGATGATGGTGTTGCTCGTCTGACAGGGGGAAATGAATCTTCTTCGG GTCTTCCAACGAGTGATGAAGATGTTACAACTCTAAAGGACACCAAGTTTGATGGTGAAAGTTATTTGTCTGAGAAGGTCGTTGCAGAATCAGATCTTAAGCAGAATAATTCTATACCCGAAGAGGATGAGATTCCAAGTGATGCTTCAGATTATGTCTTGAAATGTAAATCAGTTTATAAGTGCAGGCTGTGTCCTAGAATCGTCTGCTTGACTGTTCAGACTCTAATTGCTCATCTTAAATCCAAA AGGCATGCCCGCTCTGTAAAGTTGTTGAAAGAAGGGAGGCTTAAACTTATGCTTAATGAAGACGGAAAAATTGAGGGAGAAATTCATCCTGAGGTGGAGGATAGCCCAGTTAGAGAACAG AATCCCTCAGCATCAAAGAAGAAAAGCAAAGGACTGAAAAGGCAACTTAGGGAGAAGAAGTATAAG AATAAGGAAAACTTTCTGCCCGTGGAGAACACTGTAGAGTCGAGAAGGAACCGTTCCAGGAAGAGGCAGAAAAACAAGTGA
- the LOC101254758 gene encoding uncharacterized protein isoform X4, translating into MIKRRFYKLEHGDRDAPSQSSSSSDSEFEAEETEDEQEEEEEEEEEQDDSDVKEEDDGVARLTGGNESSSGLPTSDEDVTTLKDTKFDGESYLSEKVVAESDLKQNNSIPEEDEIPSDASDYVLKCKSVYKCRLCPRIVCLTVQTLIAHLKSKRHARSVKLLKEGRLKLMLNEDGKIEGEIHPEVEDSPVREQNPSASKKKSKGLKRQLREKKYKNKENFLPVENTVESRRNRSRKRQKNK; encoded by the exons atgataaaaaggcgGTTTTACAAGCTTGAACATGGTGATAGAGATGCTCCTTCGCAGTCCTCTTCATCCTCCGACtctgaatttgaggcagaggaaaCAGAAGACGAacaggaggaggaggaagaggaagaggaagagcaGGATGACAGTGACGTAAAGGAAGAGGATGATGGTGTTGCTCGTCTGACAGGGGGAAATGAATCTTCTTCGG GTCTTCCAACGAGTGATGAAGATGTTACAACTCTAAAGGACACCAAGTTTGATGGTGAAAGTTATTTGTCTGAGAAGGTCGTTGCAGAATCAGATCTTAAGCAGAATAATTCTATACCCGAAGAGGATGAGATTCCAAGTGATGCTTCAGATTATGTCTTGAAATGTAAATCAGTTTATAAGTGCAGGCTGTGTCCTAGAATCGTCTGCTTGACTGTTCAGACTCTAATTGCTCATCTTAAATCCAAA AGGCATGCCCGCTCTGTAAAGTTGTTGAAAGAAGGGAGGCTTAAACTTATGCTTAATGAAGACGGAAAAATTGAGGGAGAAATTCATCCTGAGGTGGAGGATAGCCCAGTTAGAGAACAG AATCCCTCAGCATCAAAGAAGAAAAGCAAAGGACTGAAAAGGCAACTTAGGGAGAAGAAGTATAAG AATAAGGAAAACTTTCTGCCCGTGGAGAACACTGTAGAGTCGAGAAGGAACCGTTCCAGGAAGAGGCAGAAAAACAAGTGA
- the LOC101254758 gene encoding uncharacterized protein isoform X2 → MIKRRFYKLEHGDRDAPSQSSSSSDSEFEAEETEDEQEEEEEEEEEQDDSDVKEEDDGVARLTGGNESSSGYESEDSSFNEVNLDSSGLPTSDEDVTTLKDTKFDGESYLSEKVVAESDLKQNNSIPEEDEIPSDASDYVLKCKSVYKCRLCPRIVCLTVQTLIAHLKSKRHARSVKLLKEGRLKLMLNEDGKIEGEIHPEVEDSPVREQNPSASKKKSKGLKRQLREKKYKNKENFLPVENTVESRRNRSRKRQKNK, encoded by the exons atgataaaaaggcgGTTTTACAAGCTTGAACATGGTGATAGAGATGCTCCTTCGCAGTCCTCTTCATCCTCCGACtctgaatttgaggcagaggaaaCAGAAGACGAacaggaggaggaggaagaggaagaggaagagcaGGATGACAGTGACGTAAAGGAAGAGGATGATGGTGTTGCTCGTCTGACAGGGGGAAATGAATCTTCTTCGG GATATGAGAGTGAAGATAGCTCTTTCAATGAAGTTAATCTTGACTCATCAG GTCTTCCAACGAGTGATGAAGATGTTACAACTCTAAAGGACACCAAGTTTGATGGTGAAAGTTATTTGTCTGAGAAGGTCGTTGCAGAATCAGATCTTAAGCAGAATAATTCTATACCCGAAGAGGATGAGATTCCAAGTGATGCTTCAGATTATGTCTTGAAATGTAAATCAGTTTATAAGTGCAGGCTGTGTCCTAGAATCGTCTGCTTGACTGTTCAGACTCTAATTGCTCATCTTAAATCCAAA AGGCATGCCCGCTCTGTAAAGTTGTTGAAAGAAGGGAGGCTTAAACTTATGCTTAATGAAGACGGAAAAATTGAGGGAGAAATTCATCCTGAGGTGGAGGATAGCCCAGTTAGAGAACAG AATCCCTCAGCATCAAAGAAGAAAAGCAAAGGACTGAAAAGGCAACTTAGGGAGAAGAAGTATAAG AATAAGGAAAACTTTCTGCCCGTGGAGAACACTGTAGAGTCGAGAAGGAACCGTTCCAGGAAGAGGCAGAAAAACAAGTGA
- the LOC101253749 gene encoding probable aquaporin NIP-type, which yields METANIFGSQSHTNIGLGSNAGLAQKLFAEAIGAYVIIFAWCGSVAMYKLQDDESITFGGINMTWGAVVMVMVYSMAQVSGAHFNPAVTLIFTVFRRSPWKLAPVYIIAQLIGSILAGVTLALLLDVNPIVYFKQFF from the exons ATGGAAACAGCCAATATATTTGGGTCCCAATCTCATACAAACATAGGACTTGGTTCAAATGCTGGACTTGCACAAAAG TTATTTGCCGAGGCGATTGGGGCTTACGTGATAATATTTGCATGGTGTGGATCAGTAGCAATGTATAAGCTACAAGATGATGAAAGCATAACGTTTGGAGGTATAAACATGACATGGGGAGCTGTTGTTATGGTCATGGTTTACTCCATGGCACAAGTTTCTGGAGCTCATTTTAACCCTGCTGTAACTCTCATTTTCACCGTCTTTCGTCGCTCCCCCTGGAAATTA GCACCAGTGTACATAATAGCTCAACTAATTGGCTCAATTCTGGCAGGCGTTACTTTAGCATTATTGTTGGATGTAAATCCCATAGTTTATTTTAAGCAATTTTTCTAA